Proteins from one Streptomyces caniferus genomic window:
- a CDS encoding four-carbon acid sugar kinase family protein: MAQVLVIADDLTGSNATGALYARLGLRAVTVGALAQVERYADRVDVLVVNTASRHWTPARAQAAVRAAAMTAGEAPLIVKRVDTTLRGNPGSELDALLDVLAAREPSARIRTLAVPAFPDAGRSTVGGLHLVDGVPLTRTAVADDPFDPVRHSRVAAVLGAQSMRSTDELALDVVERGPDAVAAALRESTADVVVCDATENAHLRTIAVAAAHIAAADGTRWVALDSGPFGAALAGELGLRPAGGAPARILAVVGSVTDRTRTQLARTQTVLGARWADLDPGAPDPGAVLAELRAAAGEGATVLGVRVAAAPAPTAGSAPVSDPRAAARILRALAEIARHAVDELRPGGLYASGGDVAAAVTSALGADGFAIETEVLPLAIAGHLVGGPHDGLLFATKGGLIGGPDAARDCLEHLRAACTRRILGPTLSTAPRKAIP, from the coding sequence GTGGCCCAGGTGCTCGTCATCGCGGACGACCTCACCGGCAGCAACGCCACCGGCGCGCTCTATGCGCGCCTGGGCCTGCGGGCCGTCACCGTCGGCGCCCTCGCCCAAGTGGAGCGCTACGCCGACCGGGTGGACGTCCTCGTCGTCAACACCGCATCGCGGCACTGGACCCCGGCCCGCGCCCAGGCGGCCGTCCGCGCCGCCGCCATGACGGCGGGCGAGGCACCCCTGATCGTCAAGCGCGTCGACACCACTCTCCGCGGCAACCCCGGCAGCGAACTCGACGCGCTGCTGGACGTCCTGGCCGCGCGTGAGCCCTCGGCCCGGATCCGGACGCTGGCCGTTCCCGCCTTCCCCGACGCCGGCCGCAGCACGGTCGGCGGACTGCATCTGGTCGACGGCGTCCCGCTGACCCGTACGGCCGTGGCCGACGACCCGTTCGACCCCGTCCGGCACTCCCGGGTCGCGGCCGTCCTCGGGGCCCAGAGCATGCGCAGCACGGACGAACTCGCCCTGGACGTGGTCGAGCGGGGCCCCGACGCGGTCGCCGCGGCGCTGCGGGAGAGCACGGCCGACGTCGTGGTCTGCGACGCCACCGAGAACGCGCATCTGCGGACGATCGCGGTGGCCGCCGCCCACATCGCCGCGGCGGACGGCACCCGCTGGGTCGCACTGGACTCGGGCCCGTTCGGCGCCGCCCTCGCCGGCGAGCTGGGCCTGCGGCCCGCGGGCGGCGCACCCGCCCGCATCCTGGCGGTCGTCGGCAGCGTCACCGACCGCACCCGCACCCAGCTCGCGCGCACGCAAACCGTGCTCGGCGCCCGCTGGGCCGACCTCGACCCCGGTGCCCCGGACCCCGGCGCGGTGCTGGCGGAGCTGCGCGCGGCCGCGGGGGAGGGCGCCACGGTGCTCGGCGTCCGGGTGGCCGCCGCACCGGCGCCCACCGCCGGATCCGCTCCCGTATCCGACCCCCGCGCCGCCGCCCGCATCCTGCGCGCACTCGCCGAGATCGCCCGCCACGCGGTCGACGAACTGCGCCCCGGCGGCCTGTACGCCTCGGGCGGCGACGTCGCCGCCGCGGTCACCTCGGCACTGGGCGCCGACGGCTTCGCCATCGAGACCGAGGTGCTGCCGCTCGCCATCGCGGGACATCTGGTGGGCGGCCCCCATGACGGACTGCTCTTCGCCACGAAGGGCGGCCTGATCGGCGGCCCCGACGCCGCCCGTGACTGCCTGGAACACCTGCGCGCGGCCTGCACCCGGCGCATCCTCGGCCCCACCCTGAGCACCGCACCCCGAAAGGCGATCCCATGA
- a CDS encoding DeoR/GlpR family DNA-binding transcription regulator, with product MTSGERSATRCRRERMVELLGAGDISVHDLAAEFDVSLSTVRRDLATLAALGRITRTYGGAVDHRAVERSWHDKEHEQRGEKDAIARTAAALVRSGDVVLLDAGTTVARLAHELRDRADLTVVTNGLSTLVELADAEVEVVVLGGRLRRPNESLLGTRTEQALRRLTPDIAFLGVDGLDPRRGINCPDPEQAALKETMAECARAAWVLADHSKLGGGGGFPYWAAMPAGTGLISGGEERDLAAYTDGGWSVCAAVDGGPAAVDGARPHTS from the coding sequence GTGACCAGTGGGGAGCGCTCGGCCACCCGGTGCCGGCGCGAGCGGATGGTGGAGCTGCTCGGCGCCGGCGACATCAGCGTGCACGATCTCGCCGCCGAGTTCGACGTCTCGCTGTCCACCGTCCGCCGCGACCTCGCCACCCTGGCCGCGCTAGGCCGGATCACCCGCACCTACGGCGGCGCGGTCGACCACCGGGCGGTGGAGCGCTCCTGGCACGACAAGGAACACGAACAGCGGGGCGAGAAGGACGCCATCGCCCGCACCGCCGCCGCGCTGGTCCGCAGCGGCGATGTCGTCCTCCTCGACGCGGGCACCACCGTCGCGCGGCTGGCGCACGAGCTGCGCGACCGCGCGGACCTCACCGTCGTCACCAACGGTCTCTCCACGCTCGTCGAGCTGGCGGACGCGGAGGTGGAGGTGGTGGTGCTCGGCGGACGGCTGCGGCGGCCCAACGAGTCGCTGCTGGGCACCCGGACCGAACAGGCGCTGCGCCGGCTCACCCCGGACATCGCCTTCCTCGGCGTCGACGGTCTCGACCCCCGGCGCGGCATCAACTGCCCCGACCCCGAACAGGCCGCGCTGAAGGAGACGATGGCCGAGTGCGCCCGGGCCGCCTGGGTGCTGGCCGACCACTCCAAGCTCGGCGGGGGAGGGGGCTTCCCCTACTGGGCGGCGATGCCGGCGGGCACGGGTCTGATCTCCGGCGGCGAGGAGCGCGACCTGGCCGCGTACACGGACGGGGGGTGGTCGGTGTGTGCTGCGGTGGACGGCGGCCCGGCGGCCGTCGACGGCGCCCGACCGCACACCTCTTGA
- a CDS encoding SHOCT domain-containing protein: MDYPLLNAFWTMCLIFLWVLWLILLFRIIGDIFRSQDLNNWAKTGWLVLVIVLPFLGVFIYVIARGHGMSEREVAQAERQQKQLRAYLRETAASGDQGGGHADALAKLADLKKHGDITDEEFQKAKAKILA, translated from the coding sequence ATGGATTACCCACTGCTCAACGCCTTCTGGACCATGTGCCTGATCTTCCTGTGGGTCCTGTGGCTGATCCTGCTGTTCCGGATCATCGGCGACATCTTCCGCAGCCAAGACCTCAACAACTGGGCCAAGACCGGGTGGCTGGTCCTGGTGATCGTGCTGCCCTTCCTGGGCGTCTTCATCTATGTGATCGCGCGGGGCCACGGGATGAGTGAACGCGAGGTCGCCCAGGCCGAACGACAGCAGAAGCAACTGCGGGCCTACCTCCGGGAAACCGCCGCGAGCGGTGACCAGGGGGGCGGCCATGCGGATGCCCTGGCGAAGCTCGCCGACCTCAAGAAACACGGTGACATCACGGACGAGGAGTTCCAGAAGGCCAAGGCGAAGATCCTCGCCTGA
- a CDS encoding SpoIIE family protein phosphatase, whose protein sequence is MAGRYGRPRSVLRMRTVAGQVFLLQVAIVVLLVAAAIAALVLQSRTDGDREARNRSVAVAEAFANAPGIDEALKSADPTLVLQPRTEAARKRSEVDFIVVMNTQGIRYTHPIPNRIGKKFVGTLKPALAGHVVTERITGTIGPLVQAVVPVFGHSGKDKGKVIGLVSAGITVNRVSGVVDDQFPLLFGAAAGVLLLTTGGTALVSRRLRRQTHGLGPAEMTRMYEHHDAVLHAVREGVIIVGGDGCLLLANDEARRLLDLPPDVEGRQVTALGLDPATAHLLVSGRAVTDEVHPVGERLLAINQRSTDQAGGPPGSVTTLRDTTELRALTGRADVARGRLKLLYDAGTEIGTTLDVVRTCEELAEFGATRFADIVTVDVAEDVLIGEEPTAPTGGAIEMRRTATSGAPSDSGLYPVGKLIRFEPATALGAGLASGKAALEADLAAFSGWHLQSPGRARKIVAHGIHSRIAVPLRARGVILGVAIFWRSDKPEPFEEEELSLAEELVARAAVSIDNARRYTREHTMAVTLQRSLLPRGLPEQNAVQAAYRYLPAQAGLGGLGGVGGDWFDIIPLPGARVALVVGDVVGHGLHAAATMGRLRTAVHNFANLDLPPDEILWHLDELVTRIDQDEGAEEAEGSVTGATCLYAIYDPASGNCTMARAGHVQPLLLLPDGTVETADVPGGPPLGLGGLPFETWQRQLPEETRLVLFTDGLVEDRDRDLDEGMALLSRTLSDQPGRTPDETCEAALGALLPERPSDDIALLVARTRVLDTAHVADWDVPPDPSAVAQIRAAAVRKLIEWGLAEEAFTAELILSELVTNSIRYAAGPIRVRLIRDTSLICEVSDRSSTSPHLRQAATTDEGGRGLFLVAQLAERWGTRYTTSGKVIWTEQALLGIDLVAEETDRGDA, encoded by the coding sequence ATGGCCGGACGCTACGGCCGCCCGCGTTCGGTTCTCAGGATGCGAACTGTCGCAGGTCAGGTCTTTCTCCTGCAGGTGGCGATCGTGGTGTTGCTCGTCGCCGCCGCCATCGCGGCGCTCGTGCTGCAGTCGAGGACCGACGGCGACCGCGAAGCCCGCAACAGGTCCGTCGCCGTGGCGGAAGCCTTCGCGAATGCGCCGGGCATCGACGAGGCCCTCAAGAGCGCCGACCCGACGCTGGTGCTGCAGCCGCGGACGGAGGCCGCCCGCAAGCGCTCCGAGGTCGACTTCATCGTCGTGATGAACACCCAGGGCATCCGCTACACCCACCCCATCCCCAACCGGATCGGCAAGAAGTTCGTCGGCACCCTGAAGCCGGCGCTGGCCGGCCATGTGGTCACCGAGCGGATCACCGGCACCATCGGGCCCCTCGTCCAGGCCGTGGTCCCGGTCTTCGGCCACAGCGGCAAGGACAAGGGGAAGGTGATCGGGCTGGTCTCGGCCGGTATCACCGTCAACCGGGTGAGCGGTGTCGTCGACGACCAGTTCCCGCTGCTGTTCGGCGCCGCCGCAGGCGTCCTCCTGCTGACCACCGGCGGCACGGCGCTGGTCAGCCGCCGCCTGCGGCGCCAGACCCACGGCCTGGGTCCCGCCGAGATGACCCGGATGTACGAGCATCACGACGCGGTGCTGCACGCCGTACGCGAGGGCGTGATCATCGTGGGCGGCGACGGCTGTCTGCTGCTCGCCAACGACGAGGCGCGCCGGCTGCTCGACCTGCCGCCGGACGTCGAGGGCCGCCAGGTCACCGCTCTCGGGCTGGACCCCGCCACCGCCCACCTGCTGGTCTCCGGCCGGGCCGTCACCGACGAGGTCCATCCGGTCGGCGAACGGCTGCTGGCCATCAACCAGCGCTCCACGGACCAGGCCGGCGGGCCGCCCGGCAGCGTCACCACGCTGCGCGACACCACCGAGCTGCGGGCGCTCACCGGCCGGGCCGATGTGGCCCGCGGGCGTCTGAAGCTGCTCTACGACGCCGGTACCGAGATCGGCACCACCCTCGATGTCGTCCGCACCTGCGAGGAGCTCGCGGAGTTCGGGGCGACCCGCTTCGCCGATATCGTCACCGTCGACGTGGCGGAGGACGTGCTGATCGGCGAGGAGCCGACGGCCCCCACGGGCGGCGCCATCGAGATGCGGCGGACGGCCACCAGCGGCGCTCCGTCGGACAGCGGCCTCTACCCCGTCGGCAAGCTCATCCGCTTTGAGCCGGCCACCGCCCTCGGCGCCGGTCTCGCCAGCGGCAAGGCCGCCCTGGAAGCGGATCTGGCGGCGTTCTCCGGCTGGCATCTGCAGAGTCCCGGCCGGGCCAGGAAGATCGTCGCGCATGGCATCCATTCGAGGATCGCGGTGCCGCTGCGCGCCCGCGGCGTGATCCTGGGCGTGGCGATCTTCTGGCGCTCCGACAAACCGGAGCCGTTCGAGGAGGAGGAGCTCTCGCTCGCCGAGGAGCTGGTCGCCCGTGCCGCGGTGAGCATCGACAACGCCCGCCGCTACACCCGCGAGCACACCATGGCGGTCACCCTGCAGCGCAGCCTGCTGCCGCGCGGCCTGCCGGAGCAGAACGCCGTGCAGGCCGCCTACCGCTATCTGCCGGCCCAGGCCGGGCTGGGTGGGCTCGGCGGCGTGGGCGGCGACTGGTTCGACATCATCCCGCTGCCCGGCGCCCGGGTGGCGCTCGTCGTCGGCGACGTCGTGGGGCACGGACTGCACGCCGCAGCCACCATGGGCCGGCTGCGCACCGCCGTCCACAACTTCGCCAACCTGGACCTGCCGCCCGACGAGATCCTCTGGCACCTCGACGAACTCGTCACCCGCATCGACCAGGACGAGGGGGCCGAGGAGGCCGAGGGCTCGGTCACCGGCGCCACCTGCCTCTACGCGATCTACGACCCGGCGTCCGGGAACTGCACCATGGCGCGCGCCGGGCACGTCCAGCCCCTGCTCCTGCTGCCGGACGGCACCGTGGAGACCGCCGATGTGCCCGGCGGTCCGCCCCTCGGTCTGGGCGGCCTGCCCTTCGAGACCTGGCAGCGGCAGCTGCCCGAGGAGACCCGTCTGGTGCTGTTCACCGACGGGCTCGTCGAGGACCGGGACCGGGACCTCGACGAGGGGATGGCGCTGCTGAGCCGTACGCTGTCCGACCAGCCGGGCCGGACGCCGGACGAGACCTGCGAGGCCGCGCTCGGCGCCCTGCTGCCGGAGCGCCCCAGCGATGACATCGCGCTCCTCGTGGCCCGGACCCGGGTGCTGGACACCGCGCACGTCGCCGACTGGGACGTGCCGCCCGACCCCTCGGCCGTGGCCCAGATACGGGCCGCGGCGGTCCGCAAGCTGATCGAATGGGGCCTGGCGGAGGAGGCCTTCACCGCCGAGCTGATCCTCAGCGAACTGGTCACCAACTCCATCCGGTACGCCGCGGGGCCCATCCGCGTCCGGCTGATCCGGGACACCTCCCTGATCTGTGAGGTCTCCGACCGCAGCAGCACCTCGCCGCATCTGCGGCAGGCCGCCACCACGGACGAGGGCGGCCGCGGCCTCTTCCTCGTCGCCCAGTTGGCCGAACGCTGGGGGACCCGCTACACCACCAGCGGCAAGGTGATCTGGACGGAGCAGGCACTTCTCGGCATCGATCTGGTCGCGGAGGAGACCGACCGCGGGGATGCTTGA
- a CDS encoding APC family permease, protein MPYTPVASAAPERDTRSAKAEDASGAPKLTRSIGVVGGTLLTLSCLTPASSLFVIVPDSFAGLGTGTALTIAVAALLCIGVAFTYSELGTLIPSSGGEYAMVGTLMGRLAGWLVFVLSLIVVMIVPPIIALGTADYLAPIVHLDPQWTAAGVMLLATAMGLLDLRANAWITGIFLVLEVVACAVVAYLGFTHTHRSASVLVHPVIDAGHGHSTAVTAGLIVTGLATALFILQGFSTAVYLAEEMDNPRRNVSRTVLWTLGIGVAVVLIPVVAITLGAPDLKTLGAGDVAGMVQDWSNSGVGTFVSLCIALAIINAAIVMVIQNSRVVFSSARDAAWPTAVNRVFSHVGRRFGSPWAATLAVGVPGAALCFVNLDTLSEVTGVAVAAMYVFVALGALVSRRGEHKHRAAWRMPLWPAVPALLIVVLAWVLYQQSVTSLVITGAIVAVAALYWACYLRPRQETHWVISVPEDEQASVEAPSAASLPA, encoded by the coding sequence ATGCCCTACACGCCTGTTGCCTCCGCAGCTCCAGAGCGGGACACCCGCAGTGCGAAGGCGGAGGATGCCTCCGGCGCCCCCAAACTCACCCGGTCGATCGGCGTGGTCGGTGGCACGCTGCTGACGCTGTCCTGTCTGACCCCGGCGTCCTCGCTCTTCGTGATCGTGCCGGACTCGTTCGCCGGCCTGGGCACGGGCACCGCGCTGACCATCGCCGTCGCGGCGCTGCTGTGTATCGGGGTGGCCTTCACCTACTCCGAACTGGGCACGCTGATCCCGAGTTCGGGTGGCGAGTACGCCATGGTCGGCACGCTCATGGGCCGCCTCGCCGGATGGCTGGTTTTCGTGCTTTCGCTGATCGTCGTCATGATCGTGCCACCCATCATCGCGCTGGGAACCGCCGACTATCTGGCCCCGATCGTGCACCTGGATCCGCAGTGGACCGCCGCCGGCGTGATGCTGCTGGCCACCGCCATGGGCCTGCTCGACCTGCGGGCCAACGCCTGGATCACCGGCATCTTCCTGGTGCTGGAGGTCGTCGCCTGTGCGGTCGTCGCCTACCTCGGCTTCACCCACACCCACCGGTCCGCGTCCGTGCTCGTGCACCCCGTGATCGACGCCGGACACGGCCACAGCACCGCCGTCACCGCGGGCCTGATCGTGACCGGACTGGCCACCGCGCTCTTCATCCTGCAGGGCTTCTCCACCGCGGTGTACCTGGCGGAGGAGATGGACAACCCCCGCCGCAACGTCTCCCGCACCGTGCTGTGGACCCTCGGCATCGGCGTGGCAGTCGTCCTGATCCCGGTCGTCGCCATCACCCTGGGCGCCCCCGACCTGAAGACGCTCGGCGCCGGTGACGTCGCCGGCATGGTGCAGGACTGGAGCAACTCGGGCGTCGGCACGTTCGTCAGCCTCTGCATCGCCCTGGCGATCATCAACGCGGCGATCGTGATGGTGATCCAGAACTCGCGCGTGGTGTTCTCCTCGGCGCGTGACGCGGCCTGGCCGACGGCCGTCAACCGCGTCTTCTCGCACGTCGGCCGGCGCTTCGGCTCCCCCTGGGCGGCCACCCTCGCGGTGGGCGTCCCCGGGGCTGCCCTGTGCTTCGTCAACCTCGACACCCTGAGCGAGGTCACCGGCGTGGCCGTCGCCGCGATGTACGTCTTCGTCGCCCTGGGCGCCCTGGTCTCGCGCCGTGGTGAGCACAAGCACCGGGCGGCCTGGCGGATGCCGCTGTGGCCCGCGGTCCCGGCGCTGCTGATCGTGGTGCTGGCGTGGGTGCTCTACCAGCAGAGCGTGACGAGTCTGGTCATCACCGGCGCCATCGTGGCCGTCGCCGCGCTGTACTGGGCGTGCTATCTCCGGCCGCGCCAGGAGACGCACTGGGTGATCTCGGTCCCCGAGGACGAGCAGGCTTCCGTCGAGGCGCCGTCCGCGGCCTCGTTGCCCGCGTAG
- a CDS encoding SpoIIE family protein phosphatase codes for MGATDAFPEGAAQVGATPGQPGGLMDVLGVAAVMLDADGRITLWSPQAEQLFGWSAEEALGRPAAQLLVSPEHFDLVLSLFSEVMAGGESWAGVFPVQHKDGSTRLVEFRNMRLLDERGESYALGIATDQAVLRRVERDLALSVRLVAQSPIGLAVLDTALRFVMVNPALERINELSADQHIGHDVQEALSFLDTDTIVSSMRQVLDTGTPLLDQFTVGRTASDPHADRAWSVSYYRLEDAHGRVLGLATSVVDVTEQHRAATEAARARRRLAVIADASATVGTTLDVDQTAHELADVIVPELADLAAVDVLDAVLDGRRPTSLSRGGPARFRALAVAAAYSTEAVRAADPTGQIASYEADRLITRCVTEARPVRIAHVGPDDLQHIAADPQGAALLEKAGAHSYLAVPLIARGEVLGALSLYRVRNPEPFDEDDAVLAVELAARAAVCIDNARSYQSERRTALTLQRHLMNHRPPQPTAMAIAYRYQPAQAASEVGGDWFDAIPVSGDKTALVVGDVMGSGINAAATMGQLRTTTRALADLDLDPAEVLRHLDHIAGGLDPAFATCLYAVYDPHRALCRIAVAGHLPPIVVRPDRPPELLDLPTGAPLGVGGVPFEQTTVPLRDGDLLVLYTDGLIETRDQAIDTRLDSLLELLAEPEADLEGLCDRLLRALRDEHDHDDVALLIARVRAHDV; via the coding sequence ATGGGTGCGACCGACGCGTTCCCCGAGGGTGCCGCCCAGGTCGGGGCGACACCGGGGCAGCCGGGCGGCCTGATGGATGTGCTGGGCGTGGCCGCCGTGATGCTGGACGCGGACGGACGGATCACCCTGTGGAGCCCGCAGGCCGAGCAGCTCTTCGGCTGGAGTGCGGAGGAGGCGCTCGGCCGGCCCGCGGCGCAGCTGCTGGTCTCGCCGGAGCACTTCGATCTGGTGCTGAGCCTCTTCTCCGAGGTCATGGCGGGCGGCGAGAGCTGGGCAGGAGTGTTCCCGGTCCAGCACAAGGACGGCAGCACCCGGCTCGTGGAATTCCGCAACATGCGGCTGCTGGACGAGCGCGGCGAGTCCTACGCCCTGGGAATAGCCACCGACCAGGCCGTGCTGCGGCGGGTCGAGCGGGACCTGGCCCTGTCCGTACGCCTCGTCGCCCAGTCCCCGATCGGCCTGGCGGTCCTGGACACCGCGCTGCGCTTCGTGATGGTCAATCCGGCGCTGGAACGCATCAACGAGCTCTCCGCCGACCAGCACATCGGCCACGACGTCCAGGAAGCCCTGTCCTTCCTCGACACCGACACCATCGTGTCCAGCATGCGCCAGGTCCTGGACACCGGCACCCCGCTGCTCGACCAGTTCACCGTCGGCCGGACCGCCTCCGACCCGCACGCCGACCGGGCCTGGTCGGTGTCGTACTACCGGCTGGAGGACGCCCACGGGCGGGTGCTGGGGCTGGCCACGTCGGTCGTGGACGTCACCGAACAGCACCGCGCCGCCACCGAGGCCGCTCGCGCCCGCAGGCGGCTGGCAGTCATCGCCGACGCCTCCGCAACCGTCGGCACCACCCTCGACGTCGACCAGACCGCCCACGAACTGGCCGACGTCATCGTCCCCGAACTCGCGGACCTGGCCGCGGTCGACGTCCTCGACGCCGTCCTCGACGGCCGGCGCCCGACCTCGCTCTCCCGCGGTGGACCGGCCCGCTTCCGGGCGCTCGCGGTGGCCGCGGCCTACTCCACCGAGGCCGTCCGCGCCGCCGACCCCACCGGCCAGATCGCCTCCTACGAAGCCGACCGGCTGATCACCCGCTGTGTGACCGAGGCCCGTCCGGTGCGCATCGCCCACGTCGGCCCGGACGACCTGCAGCACATCGCCGCCGACCCGCAGGGCGCCGCCCTCCTGGAAAAGGCCGGGGCGCACTCCTACCTCGCCGTCCCGCTGATCGCCCGCGGTGAGGTCCTCGGCGCGCTGTCGCTGTACCGCGTGCGCAACCCGGAGCCGTTCGACGAGGACGATGCGGTGCTCGCGGTCGAGCTGGCCGCCCGGGCCGCGGTCTGCATCGACAACGCCCGTTCATACCAGAGCGAACGCCGCACCGCGCTCACCCTCCAGCGCCATCTGATGAACCACCGGCCGCCGCAGCCCACGGCCATGGCGATCGCCTACCGCTACCAGCCCGCCCAGGCGGCCAGCGAGGTCGGCGGCGACTGGTTCGACGCCATTCCGGTGAGCGGCGACAAGACCGCGCTGGTGGTCGGCGACGTCATGGGCAGCGGCATCAACGCCGCCGCCACCATGGGCCAGTTGCGCACCACCACCCGCGCGCTGGCCGACCTCGACCTGGACCCGGCCGAGGTGCTCCGCCACCTCGACCACATCGCCGGCGGGCTCGATCCGGCCTTCGCCACCTGCCTGTACGCCGTGTACGACCCGCACCGCGCGCTGTGCCGGATCGCCGTCGCCGGGCATCTGCCCCCCATCGTGGTGCGCCCGGACCGGCCGCCCGAGCTGCTCGATCTGCCCACCGGCGCGCCGCTCGGCGTCGGCGGCGTCCCCTTCGAGCAGACCACGGTGCCGCTCCGCGACGGCGATCTGCTGGTGCTCTATACGGATGGGCTGATCGAAACCCGGGACCAGGCCATAGACACCCGGCTGGACAGCCTCCTGGAGCTGCTGGCGGAGCCCGAGGCGGATCTGGAGGGCCTCTGCGACCGCCTCCTGCGTGCGCTCCGCGACGAGCACGACCACGACGATGTCGCCCTGCTCATCGCCCGGGTGCGCGCGCACGACGTCTGA
- a CDS encoding AMP-binding protein: protein MPTAARTFRTYAEENLDVLSADPAREALVHQGRRVTAGEFRALVHRMARALCARGVDRGTTVTLLSGNLPEIIAARYAANLLGARVNYLYNKLSAESQAAIVRDVETHALIVDPRYAERAAAVTELAPVPDVLVLGPAKVGTDLLELAAGESDEPFASRARPDDVCTIRHTGGTTGHPKGICTTFEQARWFHGVLQQPETERRQLVCTTLAHAAGLMADSTLQAGGTVVLLDDFDPSTALAAIERERITDMFLLPPLLYQLMDHPDAAHTDTSSLQMLTYGGCQASPARIADAVRAFGPVLMQGYGQNEAGGISVLTQEDHDPERPERLRSAGKVLPDVEVAVRDESGRDLPAGEHGEICVRSDMIMKGYWKQPELTAEVLRDGWLHTGDIGFLDDAGYLTIVDRIKDMIVVVGGHVYTTELEDLLNSHPQVLQSAVFGVRDADRMERVHAAVVRAPGSDVDARQLREMVCAERGAMYEPAHVTFVEALPLTDAGKPDKKELRRRAEQEAGSLG, encoded by the coding sequence ATGCCCACCGCCGCCCGGACATTCCGCACCTATGCAGAGGAGAACCTCGATGTACTTAGCGCCGACCCGGCGCGCGAAGCGCTGGTCCACCAGGGCCGCCGCGTCACCGCAGGTGAGTTCCGCGCACTGGTCCACCGCATGGCACGGGCCCTGTGCGCCCGGGGCGTCGACCGCGGAACCACCGTCACGCTGCTGAGCGGCAACCTTCCGGAGATCATCGCCGCCCGTTACGCGGCCAACCTGCTCGGCGCCCGGGTCAACTACCTCTACAACAAGCTGTCCGCCGAGTCCCAGGCCGCCATCGTCCGCGATGTCGAGACCCACGCCCTGATCGTCGACCCGCGCTATGCGGAACGCGCCGCCGCGGTCACCGAGTTGGCGCCCGTGCCGGACGTCCTCGTCCTCGGCCCCGCCAAGGTGGGCACGGACCTGCTGGAGCTGGCGGCCGGTGAATCCGACGAGCCGTTCGCGAGCCGGGCCCGGCCCGACGACGTCTGCACCATCCGCCACACCGGCGGCACCACCGGCCACCCGAAGGGCATCTGCACCACCTTCGAGCAGGCACGCTGGTTCCACGGGGTGCTCCAGCAGCCGGAGACCGAGCGCCGGCAGCTGGTGTGCACCACCCTGGCGCACGCCGCGGGCCTGATGGCCGACAGCACGCTGCAGGCGGGCGGCACGGTCGTCCTGCTCGACGACTTCGACCCGAGCACCGCGCTCGCCGCCATCGAACGCGAGCGGATCACCGACATGTTCCTGCTCCCGCCGCTGCTCTACCAGCTGATGGACCATCCGGACGCCGCGCACACCGACACCTCCAGCCTGCAGATGCTGACCTACGGCGGCTGCCAGGCGTCCCCGGCCCGGATAGCCGACGCGGTCCGGGCGTTCGGGCCGGTGCTGATGCAGGGCTACGGACAGAACGAGGCCGGCGGCATCAGCGTGCTCACCCAGGAGGACCACGACCCGGAGCGCCCCGAGCGACTGCGTTCGGCGGGGAAGGTGCTGCCCGATGTCGAGGTGGCGGTCCGCGACGAATCGGGGCGCGATCTGCCGGCCGGCGAGCACGGCGAGATCTGCGTCCGCTCCGACATGATCATGAAGGGGTACTGGAAGCAGCCCGAGCTGACCGCCGAGGTCCTGCGGGACGGCTGGCTGCACACGGGCGACATCGGATTCCTCGACGACGCGGGCTACTTGACGATCGTCGACCGGATCAAGGACATGATCGTCGTGGTCGGCGGCCATGTGTACACCACGGAACTGGAGGACCTGCTGAACTCGCACCCGCAGGTACTGCAGAGTGCCGTGTTCGGTGTCCGGGACGCCGACCGCATGGAGCGGGTGCACGCCGCGGTGGTGCGGGCGCCCGGCAGCGACGTCGACGCACGGCAGCTGCGCGAGATGGTCTGCGCGGAGCGCGGGGCGATGTACGAACCGGCCCACGTCACCTTCGTCGAGGCACTGCCGCTGACCGATGCCGGAAAGCCCGACAAGAAGGAGCTGCGCCGGCGGGCCGAGCAGGAGGCCGGGTCCCTGGGCTGA